One Vibrio penaeicida DNA segment encodes these proteins:
- a CDS encoding glutamine synthetase family protein: MDARSVKTIEDAKKIVEERGLTHIKVGLFDNDGIMRGKYMSKGKFFSSLDKGFAFCDVVLGWDSKDQLYDNTTFTGWHTGYPDAPVKILPETCRDVLDEDGMLLFIAEFDEKAANVCPRGTLERILKKLDDLGLNAFAAFEYEFFVFNETPKSVREKNYNNLEPITPDWFGYSMIRNSTYLELYQQLIDLGETMDFPIEGIHSETGPGVLEAALEVDKAMESADKAALFKTYTKVLAQRNDLMATFMAKWSNDYPGQSGHIHISLQNKDGSSAFYDPKGEHNMSTLQRHFVAGLQRLMPDFLCMVAPTINSYRRMIPGFWAPTHSTWAVENRTTSLRVIPGSPSSQRVEYRIGAADGNPYLALAAALASGLCGIMNKWEPGEPIVGNAYEQDIPEDLKLPATLWDAAQRLKGSQHARDMFGDEFVDHFAASREWEEREFRKAVTDWEMKRYFEII, translated from the coding sequence ATGGATGCAAGATCAGTTAAAACCATCGAAGACGCCAAAAAAATTGTTGAAGAACGTGGTCTTACCCACATCAAAGTTGGGCTGTTCGATAACGATGGGATTATGCGTGGGAAGTACATGTCAAAAGGCAAATTCTTTTCATCTCTCGATAAAGGCTTTGCTTTTTGCGATGTCGTTCTGGGTTGGGATTCAAAAGACCAACTTTACGACAACACCACATTTACTGGGTGGCACACAGGATACCCAGATGCACCAGTAAAAATTCTGCCAGAGACGTGTCGAGACGTATTGGATGAAGACGGCATGCTTCTATTTATCGCAGAGTTCGACGAGAAAGCTGCCAACGTTTGCCCAAGAGGCACACTGGAGCGCATCCTTAAAAAGCTCGATGATTTAGGTTTAAACGCCTTTGCCGCGTTTGAATATGAGTTTTTCGTTTTTAACGAAACACCCAAGTCCGTCCGAGAGAAAAACTACAACAATTTGGAACCTATAACACCAGATTGGTTTGGTTACTCCATGATACGAAACTCCACCTATCTAGAGTTATACCAGCAATTGATCGACCTTGGAGAGACGATGGATTTTCCGATTGAAGGGATCCATTCAGAAACGGGACCTGGAGTATTGGAAGCAGCGCTTGAAGTCGATAAGGCGATGGAATCCGCTGACAAAGCGGCGTTATTCAAGACTTACACAAAAGTTCTCGCCCAGAGAAATGACCTAATGGCGACCTTTATGGCGAAATGGAGCAACGACTACCCTGGTCAAAGTGGGCATATCCATATTTCGCTGCAAAACAAAGACGGCAGTTCCGCTTTTTACGATCCAAAAGGCGAACACAATATGAGCACGCTACAGCGTCACTTCGTGGCGGGTTTACAGCGCTTAATGCCTGACTTTTTATGTATGGTCGCCCCCACGATAAACAGCTATCGCAGAATGATTCCCGGCTTTTGGGCACCCACCCACTCCACATGGGCAGTAGAAAACCGAACCACGTCTTTACGCGTTATTCCCGGCTCGCCGAGTAGTCAAAGAGTGGAATACCGAATTGGTGCCGCCGACGGTAACCCGTACCTCGCGCTGGCTGCTGCTTTGGCGTCTGGTCTGTGCGGAATCATGAACAAATGGGAACCCGGTGAACCCATCGTTGGAAACGCTTACGAGCAGGATATTCCTGAAGACTTAAAACTCCCTGCAACACTCTGGGATGCTGCTCAACGCTTGAAAGGTTCTCAGCACGCGCGGGATATGTTTGGCGATGAGTTTGTGGACCACTTTGCCGCCTCTCGTGAATGGGAAGAACGAGAATTCAGAAAAGCGGTAACGGATTGGGAAATGAAGCGCTACTTCGAAATTATTTAA
- a CDS encoding aldehyde dehydrogenase family protein: MEQKTLSPINGNICVTRTLACEEDIALAIDKANKAQKEWQATPLKARKAICKQAIENFVANKAVLAEEITMMMGRPISYTQGEIMGVEERALSMIEQSDKALETITLPEKKGFTRYIKRVPVGNVLIIAPWNYPYLTAINAVIPALLAGNTVILKHSAQTPLCSERLVEAFKGTGIPIGTFQYLHTDHASTEKLIQNPSIHYVAFTGSVAGGEMVERNAAGRFIGVGLELGGKDPAYVRADANLDHAAESLVDGAFFNSGQSCCGIERIYVHESVHDSFVEKAVTLTKSYQLGDPNHSDTTLGPMVRTAAADFVREQINDALAKGATPHIDESLFSTSQEGTPYLAPQILSNVDHSMSVMTEESFGPVVGIQSVSSDEEAIQLMNDSDFGLTASIFSTDEETASRLGESVQTGTFFVNRCDYLDPQLAWTGVKNSGRGCTLSPIGFEMLTRPKSFHIKSLGEK, encoded by the coding sequence ATGGAACAGAAAACCCTATCGCCGATCAATGGCAATATCTGCGTCACACGCACATTAGCATGCGAAGAAGACATCGCGCTTGCCATTGATAAAGCCAACAAAGCCCAAAAGGAATGGCAGGCAACACCTCTAAAGGCAAGAAAAGCGATTTGCAAACAAGCCATCGAAAATTTTGTTGCAAACAAAGCGGTCCTTGCTGAAGAAATTACCATGATGATGGGCAGACCCATTTCTTACACGCAAGGCGAGATCATGGGCGTTGAAGAGCGTGCGCTCTCAATGATCGAGCAATCCGACAAAGCCCTTGAAACCATCACGCTACCAGAGAAAAAAGGGTTCACTCGATACATCAAGCGTGTCCCAGTTGGAAACGTTTTGATCATCGCACCATGGAATTATCCGTATTTAACAGCCATCAACGCTGTGATTCCCGCCTTGCTTGCTGGGAATACCGTGATCTTGAAACATTCTGCTCAAACCCCTTTGTGCTCAGAACGGTTAGTGGAGGCGTTTAAAGGGACTGGTATACCTATTGGCACTTTTCAATATTTACATACAGACCATGCTTCCACTGAAAAACTCATTCAAAACCCTAGTATTCATTACGTCGCGTTCACGGGTTCTGTTGCTGGTGGCGAAATGGTGGAACGCAATGCCGCAGGTCGGTTCATTGGTGTCGGATTAGAACTAGGTGGCAAAGACCCTGCGTATGTAAGAGCTGACGCCAACCTAGACCACGCGGCTGAATCGCTGGTAGATGGTGCGTTCTTTAATTCTGGTCAATCTTGTTGCGGTATCGAGCGAATCTATGTTCATGAATCGGTTCACGATTCATTCGTTGAAAAAGCTGTTACTTTGACCAAGTCCTATCAGCTCGGTGATCCCAATCATTCGGATACAACACTTGGTCCAATGGTGCGCACGGCGGCTGCCGATTTTGTGCGAGAACAAATTAATGATGCTTTAGCTAAAGGGGCGACCCCACACATTGATGAATCTCTGTTCTCCACAAGTCAGGAAGGCACCCCCTATCTCGCCCCCCAGATTTTATCCAATGTCGACCACTCCATGAGTGTTATGACAGAAGAATCCTTTGGACCCGTTGTTGGTATTCAATCGGTAAGCAGCGATGAAGAAGCCATTCAATTGATGAACGACAGTGACTTTGGGCTGACCGCTTCCATTTTTTCTACTGATGAAGAAACAGCGAGCCGACTCGGTGAAAGCGTTCAAACTGGCACTTTTTTTGTCAATCGCTGTGACTACCTTGACCCTCAGTTGGCATGGACAGGTGTTAAAAATTCCGGTCGAGGGTGCACCTTATCTCCAATCGGTTTTGAAATGCTAACGAGACCGAAATCTTTCCACATTAAATCCTTGGGAGAGAAATAA
- a CDS encoding iron-containing alcohol dehydrogenase, producing MTHANWNYPTAISVGEGCLDSLAEHCKRLNMSSPLLVTDPFLADLDIVRNAISNCQSHGVSVGLFADIQGNPTDSNVNRGIEAFNNGKHDGIVAFGGGSSLDAAKAIALCTKQSLPLWCFEDVGDNWMQADESKIVPVIAIPTTAGTGSEVGRASVITDSQTHVKKIIFHPKMMPVQVLLDPNVTVGLPNHITAATGMDALSHSIEAYCAPGYHPMADGIAVESIKLVKHYLYRAYLDGTDIEARTQLLVASSMGATAFQKGLGAMHALAHTLGGLYDKHHGLLNAILMPYVLEANRDKIEDKMLVLARSLSLQSPSFDAVLEWVLGMRKTLNIPHTLAEIGLDGSDAKRIGELAVLDAAAGGNPILFNAEEYSNLFMHALTGQPMNQPTS from the coding sequence ATGACACATGCAAACTGGAACTATCCAACCGCAATTAGCGTCGGAGAAGGCTGCTTGGACTCACTGGCCGAACACTGTAAACGCCTTAACATGTCGTCTCCCTTGTTGGTCACCGATCCATTCTTAGCGGATTTAGACATCGTGAGAAATGCGATATCAAATTGCCAATCACACGGTGTATCAGTGGGTTTATTTGCCGATATTCAAGGCAACCCAACCGATTCCAATGTCAATCGTGGAATTGAGGCTTTCAATAACGGAAAACACGATGGCATTGTTGCGTTTGGAGGTGGTTCTAGCCTAGACGCAGCCAAAGCTATCGCACTTTGCACCAAACAAAGTCTTCCACTGTGGTGCTTTGAGGATGTCGGTGACAATTGGATGCAAGCCGATGAAAGCAAAATAGTCCCAGTTATAGCGATTCCTACCACGGCGGGTACAGGGTCTGAAGTGGGCAGAGCATCTGTGATTACCGACTCTCAAACTCACGTAAAAAAAATCATCTTTCACCCGAAAATGATGCCAGTGCAAGTGTTGCTCGATCCCAACGTTACTGTAGGGCTACCAAATCATATTACTGCCGCGACAGGTATGGATGCGCTCTCGCACAGCATAGAAGCTTATTGCGCTCCCGGTTATCACCCAATGGCTGATGGCATCGCGGTTGAGTCAATAAAACTCGTAAAGCACTACTTGTATCGAGCGTATCTAGACGGAACGGACATCGAAGCGAGAACTCAACTCCTCGTCGCCTCAAGCATGGGAGCGACGGCGTTTCAAAAAGGGTTAGGGGCAATGCATGCCTTAGCGCATACCCTAGGCGGGCTATACGATAAACATCACGGACTGCTAAATGCCATTCTGATGCCCTACGTTTTGGAAGCCAATCGCGACAAAATTGAAGATAAAATGTTGGTGCTCGCAAGATCGCTTTCTCTCCAATCCCCCAGCTTCGATGCCGTACTTGAGTGGGTTTTGGGAATGCGTAAAACGCTAAACATCCCACACACTTTAGCGGAAATAGGGCTAGACGGAAGCGACGCAAAGCGAATTGGCGAGCTCGCCGTTCTTGATGCTGCGGCAGGTGGAAATCCGATTTTATTCAACGCTGAAGAGTATTCGAATCTGTTTATGCACGCTCTAACGGGTCAACCCATGAATCAACCAACCTCGTAG
- a CDS encoding glutamine amidotransferase-related protein yields the protein MKIGILICDDVNPKLEPDHGSYKDMFTRLLHAVDETLELRFYWVNHSEFPDDVSECDAYITSGSKSGVMDSDQWIQELENLVRQIHQNHIPFIGICFGHQLLAKALGGQVDRADVGWGVGTAIAKIVAPYPWMLPYQDTVNLLVSHQDQVISMPDDGQVVAGNDFCPVSIMVVGKSSLGIQAHPEFCAPYSKALIEVRKDAIPKPVQDKGLASLKLPTDGLLVTQWMLNFIKYARPK from the coding sequence ATGAAAATCGGTATACTGATCTGTGATGACGTCAATCCTAAGTTAGAGCCAGATCATGGCAGCTATAAAGATATGTTTACACGACTTCTGCATGCTGTAGATGAAACACTTGAGCTTCGGTTCTATTGGGTCAATCATTCCGAATTTCCTGACGATGTTTCCGAATGTGATGCCTATATTACTTCCGGTAGTAAATCTGGTGTCATGGATAGCGATCAATGGATCCAAGAGCTAGAGAATCTGGTTCGTCAGATCCACCAGAATCATATACCTTTCATTGGTATATGTTTTGGTCATCAATTATTGGCTAAAGCGCTGGGAGGACAAGTTGACAGGGCCGATGTTGGCTGGGGAGTCGGTACGGCAATTGCTAAAATTGTCGCCCCCTACCCTTGGATGCTCCCATACCAAGACACGGTAAACCTACTGGTTAGCCACCAAGATCAAGTTATATCAATGCCAGACGATGGTCAGGTGGTCGCGGGAAACGATTTCTGCCCTGTGTCCATTATGGTGGTGGGGAAAAGTTCACTAGGGATTCAGGCACATCCCGAATTTTGCGCGCCCTATTCAAAAGCCTTAATAGAGGTACGAAAAGACGCGATTCCAAAGCCTGTTCAAGACAAAGGTTTAGCGTCCTTAAAACTGCCCACAGACGGCTTGTTGGTGACTCAGTGGATGTTGAATTTCATTAAGTATGCCCGCCCCAAGTGA
- a CDS encoding winged helix-turn-helix domain-containing protein, producing MIQFGEYRFDAEKECLILNDEPVAVRNKVHQLLCYFLENPERIISKEELLAALWTNGDYRERSLSQSVLELRKLLGDSASSPRFIRTIPNQGYKWIAPITQVDEQPSHWRRNSFAALSCVLLILVTLLWVFNQEGSMDFSDRKIRVAVLPFENATQLDSYHWIEYGLSDMLATDLMLYPDVQVYPPNQFKAKSNALKDWRSNDFSSASVNVAIFASVSLKQGRQIISYTILDEQLNQTSGEIEKQDLALSMPSIASSIVHLLRPAKNVDALPEYEFEVNAMHEYAKGQHALSQRGCKLAQHYFAASYTIDLSHEWSVLQYAICQLELGNREEAQINLRSLLESSPDPIVVAMSHLWLAEMWMRKGELDKAEMHLSQSHYSEVIGANYFWLEQGNEIEYYLGYLLNRQRLERSPLGSDAIPSVGVPPWHTSVAGAELTVSNHTNQTSFPQKMMALLRFSRSQNLETKVRITALEEALAINEMVGSRRAETSILLDLIYWKIQSGQHADAKELTTMLEVDSEDFLVQSELTSLQSFLKNTL from the coding sequence ATGATTCAGTTTGGGGAATACAGATTTGATGCTGAGAAAGAGTGCCTAATACTTAATGATGAACCCGTCGCTGTTCGCAATAAAGTCCACCAACTTCTCTGCTATTTTCTTGAAAACCCTGAACGTATTATCTCTAAAGAAGAGCTCTTAGCTGCGCTTTGGACCAATGGAGATTATCGAGAGCGCTCCTTATCTCAGAGCGTGTTGGAGCTGAGAAAGCTGTTGGGTGATTCGGCTTCTAGCCCCAGGTTTATTCGAACTATTCCTAATCAAGGCTATAAATGGATTGCTCCCATTACACAAGTGGATGAACAACCGTCACACTGGCGAAGAAACAGCTTTGCCGCACTGTCCTGTGTACTCCTAATACTTGTGACGCTACTTTGGGTGTTCAACCAAGAGGGCTCGATGGATTTCTCTGACAGAAAAATCAGAGTAGCGGTGTTGCCCTTTGAAAATGCCACCCAACTTGATTCCTATCATTGGATTGAATATGGCTTAAGCGACATGCTTGCCACTGATCTTATGCTTTATCCAGATGTTCAGGTTTACCCACCTAACCAATTCAAAGCAAAGAGTAACGCTCTTAAAGACTGGCGAAGTAATGATTTTTCTTCTGCCAGCGTAAATGTAGCGATCTTTGCTTCCGTATCGTTAAAGCAGGGAAGGCAGATAATTTCCTATACCATTTTGGACGAGCAGTTAAATCAAACATCTGGCGAAATAGAAAAACAAGACTTGGCGCTTAGCATGCCGAGCATAGCGTCTAGCATTGTGCACTTGCTGCGCCCAGCAAAGAACGTTGATGCGTTACCCGAATATGAGTTTGAAGTGAATGCGATGCACGAGTATGCGAAAGGGCAACACGCGTTAAGTCAGCGAGGGTGTAAACTTGCTCAGCACTATTTCGCTGCCTCATATACGATTGATTTGTCTCACGAATGGAGTGTGCTTCAATACGCAATTTGCCAATTGGAACTCGGGAATAGAGAAGAAGCACAAATAAACCTGCGGTCTTTGTTAGAGAGTTCACCCGATCCCATTGTTGTCGCAATGTCGCATTTATGGTTAGCGGAAATGTGGATGAGAAAAGGTGAGCTAGATAAAGCGGAGATGCATTTATCCCAAAGTCATTATTCCGAAGTGATAGGTGCCAACTACTTTTGGTTGGAGCAAGGCAATGAAATCGAATACTACTTGGGTTATTTGTTAAATCGGCAGCGTCTTGAGCGCTCTCCGTTAGGTTCTGATGCAATCCCGAGCGTAGGAGTACCGCCTTGGCACACGTCAGTAGCGGGAGCGGAGTTAACGGTAAGCAACCATACAAATCAAACCAGTTTCCCTCAAAAGATGATGGCATTGCTTCGCTTTAGTCGAAGTCAAAACCTAGAGACCAAGGTACGTATCACTGCTTTGGAAGAAGCATTGGCGATCAATGAAATGGTCGGATCGCGCCGCGCAGAGACGAGTATTCTTCTCGATTTGATTTACTGGAAGATACAATCTGGCCAACATGCTGACGCCAAAGAACTAACCACTATGCTAGAAGTTGATAGCGAGGATTTCTTAGTTCAGTCGGAGCTGACTAGTTTACAATCTTTTCTAAAAAATACTCTTTAA
- a CDS encoding alpha/beta hydrolase, with the protein MKKTVFICTGLLFSAATFTTKVFATENLVFVHGAHFNAESWKQVSGSLSSNIQPVLLDLPGRMESENAEIITLSSSAKSLCREIKALEGNIHFAAHSQGGAIVNQAVGLCPSNQFQSITYVTAVAPQQGETAFGSLSKQDEANYFEGVRYNETSHRMVIGDSAKFAETFAQDANEKQKNILQRLSLSEPAHIAEEKVAFEPSNMERIKKHYVFASNDKIISLESQLKIAKNAQIKSVYAMQTGHLPMLTDSEGLARILNSIVLYPSQK; encoded by the coding sequence ATGAAAAAGACGGTTTTTATATGCACTGGATTATTGTTCTCAGCAGCCACTTTTACAACCAAAGTATTCGCAACGGAGAACTTGGTTTTTGTGCATGGAGCTCACTTCAATGCCGAATCTTGGAAACAGGTATCGGGTTCCTTATCTTCTAATATCCAACCAGTTTTATTGGATCTACCAGGACGAATGGAATCGGAAAATGCCGAAATCATCACACTCAGTTCATCTGCAAAATCATTGTGTAGGGAAATCAAAGCACTGGAGGGTAACATTCATTTTGCTGCACATAGCCAAGGGGGCGCAATCGTCAACCAAGCCGTGGGGTTATGCCCCTCTAATCAATTCCAATCCATCACCTACGTAACGGCAGTAGCTCCCCAACAGGGGGAAACGGCATTCGGTTCGTTGAGTAAACAAGACGAAGCAAATTATTTTGAAGGCGTTCGCTACAACGAAACAAGCCACCGAATGGTCATCGGAGATAGCGCCAAGTTTGCAGAAACCTTCGCACAGGACGCGAACGAAAAGCAAAAGAACATACTCCAACGCCTTTCCCTTTCTGAGCCCGCACATATAGCAGAAGAAAAGGTGGCATTTGAACCTTCTAATATGGAACGCATCAAGAAGCATTACGTCTTCGCTAGTAACGACAAAATCATTTCACTGGAATCTCAGCTGAAGATAGCCAAAAACGCACAAATCAAAAGTGTATACGCCATGCAGACAGGGCATCTCCCCATGCTTACAGACAGCGAAGGACTCGCTCGAATATTGAATTCGATTGTTCTATACCCAAGTCAAAAATAA
- the nagE gene encoding N-acetylglucosamine-specific PTS transporter subunit IIBC — MSVLGYMQKVGKALMVPVATLPAAAILMGVGYWLDPVGWGSESVLAAFLIKSGSAIIGNMAVIFAVGVAFGLSKDKDGSAALSGYVMWLVVTTLLSMESLAQLQGISADDVNMAFDNVDNQFVGIIVGIISAEIYNRFSHVELPKFLAFFSGKRLVPILTSIAGMILSFILMTVWPVVFSGLLSLGTALQDLGPLGAGLFGFLNRLFLSVGMHHALYPVFWFDVVGINDIPNFLGGAQSIANGTATPGVTGMYQAGFFPIMMFGLPAAALAIYHSADKKNKGKVFSVMLAAGAASFFTGITEPLEFSFMFLAPVLFLIHAVLTGISLFIAASMEWMAGFGFSAGLVDFVLSSQNPLATQWYMLIPQGLVFGLLYYVLFRVAIAKFNLKTLGRGEEMAEEGAENIDQLAAKYIAELGGKENLVTIDNCITRLRLEVKSTENINDEALKALGAAGVVKLGKTSIQVIVGVGKVDKVAAAMKNLNA, encoded by the coding sequence ATGAGCGTATTAGGTTATATGCAGAAAGTTGGTAAGGCACTTATGGTGCCGGTAGCGACTTTGCCAGCAGCAGCAATTTTGATGGGTGTAGGTTACTGGTTAGACCCAGTTGGTTGGGGCAGCGAAAGCGTACTTGCTGCTTTTCTGATAAAGTCTGGTAGTGCCATCATCGGCAATATGGCCGTAATATTCGCCGTAGGTGTGGCATTTGGTTTATCAAAAGACAAAGATGGCTCCGCTGCTCTGTCTGGTTATGTTATGTGGCTTGTCGTCACAACACTCCTTTCTATGGAATCGCTTGCGCAGCTTCAAGGCATTTCTGCTGACGATGTCAACATGGCATTTGACAATGTAGATAATCAGTTTGTGGGTATAATCGTTGGTATTATTTCAGCTGAAATATACAACCGATTCTCGCACGTAGAATTGCCTAAGTTCCTAGCGTTCTTTAGTGGTAAGCGTTTGGTTCCTATCCTAACGTCCATCGCCGGTATGATTCTGTCGTTTATCCTAATGACGGTATGGCCTGTTGTTTTTTCTGGGCTACTTTCTCTTGGTACTGCACTGCAAGATCTCGGTCCTTTAGGAGCTGGCTTGTTCGGTTTCCTAAACCGTCTTTTCCTTTCAGTTGGTATGCACCACGCGTTGTACCCAGTATTTTGGTTTGACGTAGTTGGCATCAATGATATTCCTAACTTCCTAGGTGGTGCTCAGTCTATTGCAAATGGTACGGCGACTCCCGGTGTAACAGGCATGTATCAAGCGGGTTTCTTCCCTATCATGATGTTTGGTCTACCTGCAGCAGCGTTGGCGATTTACCACAGTGCAGATAAGAAAAACAAAGGCAAAGTATTCTCTGTTATGTTGGCGGCAGGTGCTGCTTCTTTCTTCACAGGTATTACCGAACCGCTTGAATTCTCATTCATGTTCCTTGCACCTGTACTGTTTTTGATTCACGCTGTCCTAACGGGTATCAGTTTGTTCATCGCAGCATCAATGGAGTGGATGGCCGGATTCGGTTTCTCCGCTGGTCTTGTCGACTTCGTTCTTAGTAGCCAAAACCCTCTAGCAACCCAATGGTACATGCTGATCCCTCAGGGCTTAGTCTTTGGTTTGCTTTACTACGTGCTATTTAGAGTCGCTATCGCTAAGTTCAACCTTAAGACGCTTGGCCGTGGTGAAGAAATGGCTGAAGAAGGTGCAGAGAACATCGATCAGTTGGCGGCTAAATACATTGCAGAGCTAGGTGGTAAAGAAAACCTAGTAACAATCGACAACTGTATTACACGCCTACGTCTTGAAGTGAAGAGCACAGAAAATATCAACGACGAAGCATTGAAAGCACTAGGTGCCGCTGGTGTGGTTAAACTGGGTAAAACATCTATCCAAGTTATCGTTGGTGTTGGTAAGGTTGATAAAGTTGCCGCGGCAATGAAAAACCTAAACGCATAA